In Cynocephalus volans isolate mCynVol1 chromosome 3, mCynVol1.pri, whole genome shotgun sequence, one DNA window encodes the following:
- the ZNF606 gene encoding zinc finger protein 606 isoform X1, with product MAAINPWASWGALSDQCWGMAAVNPWASWALCPQDPAWLMEGSPEEGRMVAGLPTAQVQEPVTFKDVAVDFTQEEWGQLDLVQRTLYRDVMLETYGHLLSVGNQIAKPEVISLLEQGEEPWSTEQAYPQSTCQEWMRNLESKVLIPAQSILGEEQSHGMKLERYIWDDPWFSRLEVLGCKDQLETYHMNQSMAMRQMVFMQKQVLSQRGSEFCELGAEYSQSLNCVPSQRVSQIEHFYKPDTHAESWRYNSAIMYADKVTCENNDYDKAFYQSIQPIYPAQMQTADNLFKYTDAVKSFNHIIHFGDHKGMHTGEKLYEYKECHQIFNQSPSFNEHPRFHIGENQYNYKEYENIFYFSSFMEHQKIGAVEKAYKYNEWEKVFGYDSFLAQHTSTYTAEKPYEYNECGTSFIWSSYLIQHKKTHTGEKPYECDKCGKVFRNRSALTKHERTHTGIKPYECNKCGKAFSWNSHLIVHKRIHTGEKPYVCNECGKSFNWNSHLIGHQRTHTGEKPFECTECGKSFSWSSHLIAHMRMHTGEKPFKCDECEKAFRDYSALSKHERTHSGAKPYKCTECGKSFSWSSHLIAHQRTHTGEKPYNCQECGKAFRERSALTKHEIIHSGIKPYECNKCGKSCSQMAHLVRHQRTHTGEKPYECNKCGKSFSQSCHLVAHRRIHTGEKPYKCNQCERSFNCSSHLIAHRRTHTGEKPYRCNECGKAFNESSSLIVHLRNHTGEKPYKCNHCEKAFCKNSSLVIHQRMHSGERRFICNECGKAFSGHSALLQHQRNHHEEKLN from the exons GAACCAGTGACCTTCAAGGATGTGGCCGTGGACTTCACCCAAGAAGAGTGGGGGCAGCTGGATCTTGTTCAGAGGACCCTGTATCgtgatgtgatgctggagacctatGGGCACCTGCTGTCTGTGG GGAATCAGATTGCCAAGCCTGAGGTCATTTCCCTTTTGGAGCAAGGAGAAGAGCCATGGTCGACGGAGCAAGCATATCCTCAGAGCACTTGTCAAG AATGGATGAGAAATCTTGAAAGCAAAGTGTTGATCCCAGCACAGAGCATTTTGGGGGAAGAACAATCCCATGGCATGAAATTGGAAAGATACATATGGGATGATCCTTGGTTCTCCAGGTTAGAAGTTTTGGGATGTAAAGACCAATTAGAAACCTACCACATGAACCAGAGTATGGCTATGAGACAAATGGTCTTTATGCAAAAGCAAGTACTATCTCAGAGAGGCTCTGAATTCTGTGAACTTGGGGCAGAGTATAGCCAAAGCTTAAACTGTGTTCCATCTCAGAGAGTTTCTCaaatagaacatttttataaGCCTGATACACATGCTGAAAGTTGGAGATATAATTCAGCCATAATGTATGCAGATAAGGTTACCTGTGAAAATAATGATTATGACAAAGCCTTCTACCAGTCCATTCAACCTATTTACCCTGCACAAATGCAGACTGCagataatcttttcaaatatACTGATGCTGTTAAATCTTTCAATCATATAATACATTTTGGTGATCATAAAGGAATGCATACAGGAGAAAAACTCTATGAATATAAGGAATGCCATCAAATCTTTAACCAGAGCCCATCATTTAATGAACATCCAAGATTTCATATTGGAGAAAACCAGTATAATTACAAAGAATATGAGAATATCTTTTACTTCTCATCCTTTATGGAACATCAAAAAATTGGTGCTGTAGAGAAAGCATATAAATACaatgaatgggagaaagtgtttggaTATGACTCATTCCTTGCTCAACATACAAGCACTTACACTgcagagaaaccctatgaatatAATGAATGTGGCACATCTTTTATCTGGAGCTCTTACCTTATTCAACATAAGAAaactcatactggagagaagccctatgaatgtgaTAAATGTGGAAAAGTCTTTAGGAATCGTTCAGCTCTTACTAAACATGAACGGACTCACACTGGAataaaaccctatgaatgtaataaatgtggaaaagccttcagctgGAATTCTCATCTTATTGTACACAagagaattcatacaggagaAAAACCTTATGTATGTAATGAATGCGGGAAATCTTTCAACTGGAACTCCCATCTCATTGGACACCAGAgaactcatactggagagaaaccttttGAATGCACTGAATGCGGGAAATCTTTCAGCTGGAGCTCTCATCTTATTGCCCATATGAGAATGcatactggagagaagccctttAAATGTGATGAATGTGAAAAGGCTTTTAGGGATTACTCAGCCCTTAGTAAACATGAAAGAACTCATTCTGGAGCAAAACCATATAAATGTACTGAATGTGGAAAATCCTTCAGCTGGAGCTCACACCTCATTGCCCaccagagaactcacacaggagagaaaccctataacTGTCAGGAATGTGGCAAAGCATTCAGAGAACGCTCAGCCCTCACTAAACATGAAATAATTCATTCTGGAAttaagccctatgaatgtaataaATGTGGAAAATCCTGCAGCCAGATGGCTCACCTTGTTAGGCATCAAAGgactcacactggagaaaaaccctatgaatgcaATAAATGTGGAAAATCCTTCAGTCAGAGCTGTCACCTTGTTGCTCATCGGAGAattcacactggtgagaaaccctataaatgtaatCAATGTGAAAGATCCTTTAACTGTAGCTCTCACCTTATTGCACACCGGAgaactcatactggagagaaaccatacaggtgtaatgaatgtgggaaagcattTAATGAGAGTTCTTCCCTTATTGTACACCTGAGAaatcatactggagaaaaaccctacAAATGTAATCATTGTGAGAAAGCTTTCTGTAAGAATTCTTCCCTTGTTATTCATCAGAGAATGCATAGTGGAGAGAGACGCTTTATATgcaatgaatgtggaaaagcctttagtGGTCACTCAGCCCTACTTCAACACCAGAGAAATCACCATGAAGAGAAACTGAATTGA